Proteins co-encoded in one Gossypium arboreum isolate Shixiya-1 chromosome 11, ASM2569848v2, whole genome shotgun sequence genomic window:
- the LOC108470499 gene encoding bifunctional TH2 protein, mitochondrial-like, with protein sequence MRLLFSSSPHRIPTLFRLARSHRPVCSSPPPPTWRSSNPMAILPKSSAAAVIPSEERLATRFWIKYRRESVLSLYSPFALCLASGSLKIDTFRHYIAQDVHFLKAFAHAYELAEDCADDDDAKLAISELRKGILEELKMHNSFVQEWGSDCVNESPVNSATLKYTEFLLATASGKVEGLKAPGKLATPFEKTKIAAYTLGAMTPCMRLYAFLGKEFQKLLEPNEHNHPYKKWIENYSSESFQASAVQTEELLDKLSVPLTGEELNIIEKLYHQAMKLEIEFFYSQPLTQPTIAPLTKQHDPEQDHLMIFSDFDLTCTVVDSSAILAEIAIVTAPKSDQNQPASQIARMSSAELRNTWGLLSTQYTEEYEQCIESILPSEKVEFNYETLHKALEQLSDFEKRANSRVIESGVLKGLNLEDIKRAGQRLILQDGCISFFQKITKNKSLNANIHVLSYCWCGDLILTAFSSGGVDVLNIHANEFNYEESISTGEIVWKVQSPIDKIQAFNDILQDCSNERKKLSVYIGDSVGDLLCLVKADIGIVIGSSSSLRKVGSQYGVSFVPLFPGLVKKQKEFGEGRSPSIWKGQSGILYTASSWDDIHAFILGW encoded by the exons ATGCGCTTGCTCTTTTCTTCTTCTCCCCACCGGATCCCAACTCTCTTCCGACTCGCCCGATCCCACCGCCCAGTCTGCTCATCGCCACCTCCACCTACTTGGAGATCGTCAAATCCAATGGCGATCCTTCCAAAGTCCTCGGCTGCTGCTGTTATCCCCTCAGAGGAGCGTCTAGCGACAAGGTTCTGGATCAAGTATCGTAGGGAATCCGTGCTTTCTCTTTACTCGCCTTTTGCTCTTTGTTTGGCTTCTGGGTCTCTCAAGATCGACACTTTTCGTCATTATATTGCCCAAGATGTACACTTTCTCAAAGCCTTTGCTCATGC ATATGAATTGGCAGAAGACTgtgctgatgatgatgatgctaagtTAGCGATCTCAGAGTTAAGGAAGGGTATCTTAGAGGAGCTAAAAATGCATAATTCTTTTGTACAG GAATGGGGTTCTGACTGTGTCAACGAGAGCCCTGTCAATTCTGCAACTCTGAAGTATACAGAATTCTTGCTGGCAACAGCTTCTGGAAAGGTTGAAGGACTAAAAGCTCCAGGAAAACTCGCCACTCCATTTGAGAAAACAAAAATTGCAGCTTACACTCTAGGTGCCATGACGCCTTGCATGAGGCTGTATGCCTTCTTGGGCAAGGAGTTCCAGAAACTTCTAGAACCCAATGAGCACAACCACCCATACAAAAAGTGGATTGAGAATTATTCTTCTGAAAGTTTTCAG GCATCAGCTGTGCAAACCGAAGAGTTGCTGGATAAACTTAGTGTCCCTTTGACTGGCGAGGAACTAAACATCATTGAGAAACTTTACCACCAAGCAATGAAACTTGAAATAGAGTTCTTCTATAGTCAACCTCTTACTCAGCCTACTATTGCTCCTCTGACTAAGCAGCATGACCCTGAACAAGATCATCTTATGATATTTTCTGATTTTGATCTTACTTGCACAGTTGTTGATTCATCTGCCATTTTGGCAGAAATAGCAATAGTAACAGCCCCAAAATCTGATCAGAACCAACCGGCAAGTCAAATTGCTAGGATGTCGTCTGCTGAGTTGAGGAACACCTGGGGTCTACTCTCCACACAATACACAGAAGAGTATGAACAATGCATAGAAAGCATTTTGCCTTCTGAGAAAG TGGAGTTCAACTATGAAACTTTGCATAAAGCACTTGAGCAACTCTCAGACTTTGAGAAAAGGGCAAATTCTAGGGTGATTGAGTCAGGGGTACTTAAAGGTCTAAACCTTGAAGACATTAAACGAGCCGGTCAAAGGCTGATTCTTCAAGATGGTTGCATTAGCTTCTTTCAGAAAATCACAAAGAATAAAAGTCTTAATGCCAATATCCATGTTCTTTCTTATTGTTGGTGCGGTGATCTCATCCTGACAGCTTTTTCTTCAG GAGGCGTGGATGTTTTGAACATACACGcaaatgaattcaattatgaaGAATCAATATCCACAGGCGAAATTGTTTGGAAAGTACAGTCCCCTATCGACAAGATTCAAGCTTTCAATGATATCTTACAAGATTGTAGCAATGAGAGAAAGAAGTTGAGTGTTTACATAGGAGACTCAGTAGGGGATCTGTTGTGTCTGGTGAAGGCAGATATAGGGATTGTGATAGGATCAAGTTCAAGCCTAAGGAAAGTTGGGAGTCAATATGGTGTTTCATTTGTGCCATTGTTCCCAGGCTTGGTTAAGAAACAGAAGGAATTTGGTGAAGGAAGAAGCCCTAGTATTTGGAAGGGGCAATCTGGAATTCTATACACTGCTTCTAGTTGGGATGATATTCACGCCTTCATTTTGGGGTGGtag